One window of the Camelina sativa cultivar DH55 chromosome 1, Cs, whole genome shotgun sequence genome contains the following:
- the LOC104708009 gene encoding uncharacterized protein LOC104708009, which produces MKRNIIQEVPRDIPNTAQNEDGVSGWQIWNGGNGLRCPKGTIPIRRFQAEGFGNFTERHEYAVERLNSTANIYGTKFTMSVGHPKVAHTQEFSLGQTWLASGSFEGGDLNTIEAGWQVFPTLYFDNQARLFIYWTNNAYASGSCYNLRCPGFIQTSGNVLVEGAIHPHTAAITIQIWKDPTLGHWWLSVGPNSGTELVLVGYWPNKIFTRLNDHAQKVDWGGEIVDTTVSNHTTTQMGSGYRPRSARAAYMRDLEVMFNTHDFQPIGDVTLIQTNAAYYNIFKTSDTSFTYGGPDYAGTVHLRVNVHDESEEICGEPCEEEMGVEHNVAPFADEDEDEEFDYHNTPPNSNDEGDEVRNVRCKPGSG; this is translated from the exons atgaaACGAAATATAATACAGGAAGTGCCAAGAGATATTCCTAACACAGCCCAAAATGAAGATGGAGTTAGCGGCTGGCAGATTTGGAACGGTGGTAATGGGTTAAGATGTCCCAAGGGGACGATTCCGATACGGAGATTTCAGGCGGAGGGGTTTGGGAATTTCACGGAACGGCATGAg TATGCTGTCGAACGTCTGAACAGCACAGCAAACATTTATGGAACAAAATTCACAATGAGTGTGGGGCACCCCAAAGTTGCTCATACTCAGGAGTTCAGCCTAGGCCAAACTTGGCTCGCCTCGGGTTCATTTGAAGGAGGTGATTTGAACACCATCGAGGCCGGATGGCAG gTTTTTCCCACTCTATATTTTGACAACCAAGCTAGACTTTTCATTTACTGGACA AATAATGCATACGCTAGTGGGAGTTGCTACAATCTTCGATGTCCAGGTTTTATACAAACCAGTGGCAATGTACTCGTCGAAGGCGCTATCCACCCCCACACAGCAGCCATTACAATCCAGATTTGGAAG GATCCAACCCTTGGACACTGGTGGTTGTCTGTCGGCCCGAATAGTGGCACCGAACTTGTGCTTGTTGGTTATTGGCCAAACAAGATCTTTACTCGTCTCAATGACCATGCACAGAAAGTGGATTGGGGAGGTGAAATAGTAGACACAACTGTCTCCAATCACACGACAACCCAGATGGGATCTGGTTATCGTCCGAGAAGCGCTAGAGCTGCGTATATGCGCGATCTGGAAGTTATGTTTAACACCCACGATTTCCAGCCCATCGGTGATGTCACACTTATACAGACGAACGCCGCCTACTATAACATCTTTAAGACGAGCGACACGAGTTTTACTTATGGGGGACCTGATTATGCGGGAACGGTTCACCTTAGAGTTAAt GTACACGACGAAAGTGAGGAGATTTGTGGTGAGCCCTGTGAGGAAGAAATGGGAGTTGAACATAATGTGGCTCCTTTTgctgatgaggatgaggatgaagagTTTGACTATCATAATACTCCTCCTAATTCTAATGATGAAGGTGACGAGGTGAGGAATGTGAGATGTAAGCCAGGAAGTGGTTAA